In one window of Brachyhypopomus gauderio isolate BG-103 chromosome 16, BGAUD_0.2, whole genome shotgun sequence DNA:
- the zbtb32 gene encoding uncharacterized protein zbtb32: protein MIRIHNPHHMPFLQKTEMFLRTGTLCDTTLIADRQVFKAHALVLAWASKRLERQLTRQSPGTGYRCTVDSVHPNTLQQILDYVYNEWVEVPKEDLLELLRAAQHLEVHALVEQIDSMKTVKNPGRDPHPDVDASHCDSPSCKQIPSSDEEGLRLNTPPETHHDRSSARGSFTPSPSPRKPRVCVAAPSPTTSTYAATSTTASLDSSPSTAPLLRWPQPNSSRQLVLSYSDLMAMQALTASQHMMACSYPTPMYPFFHRPFQPQLPSSLAGYPGLLQQYRQFFASRPLTLAAPLVSGLKGKSDVSAELEGTVSQDRERKPKIQSERDVICRHCSKPAVENSWRQTPRSTSSGSEDVHAGCKFCRGALKGKRSQRSLRRGLGGEKPYQCKHCSKRFSLKHQLDTHLRVHTGEKPFECRMCGQRSRDYSAMIKHLRTHGGATPYQCTLCLEFCSSLASMQKHLKAHPSQDFPPNWSLSSTYLYTCHT from the exons ATGATTCGTATCCATAACCCCCACCATATGCCCTTCCTGCAAAAGACTGAAATGTTTCTGCGGACGGGCACGCTTTGTGACACCACCCTCATAGCAGACCGTCAAGTGTTCAAAGCACATGCGCTGGTCTTAGCTTGGGCCAGCAAGCGTCTCGAACGGCAGCTCACCAGGCAGAGTCCAGGCACGGGCTACCGGTGCACGGTCGACAGTGTTCACCCCAACACGCTTCAGCAAATCCTGGACTATGTGTACAATGAGTGGGTGGAGGTTCCTAAAGAGGACCTTTTGGAGCTGCTGAGAGCAGCGCAGCACCTGGAGGTCCACGCCCTGGTGGAGCAGATAGACAGCATGAAGACGGTTAAGAACCCAGGCAGGGACCCCCATCCAGACGTGGACGCAAGTCATTGTGATTCACCATCGTGCAAGCAAATCCCCTCTTCTGATGAGGAAGGTCTCCGTTTGAATACCCCTCCTGAGACACATCATGACCGTTCGAGTGCCCGGGGCTCCTTTACTCCGTCACCCTCGCCACGGAAGCCCCGCGTGTGTGTAGCCGCGCCGTCGCCCACGACTTCCACGTACGCcgcaacctccaccacagcctccttGGACAGTTCTCCATCCACGGCTCCTCTTCTCCGCTGGCCCCAGCCAAACTCCTCCCGTCAGCTTGTCCTGAGCTACAGCGACCTCATGGCAATGCAGGCGCTGACAGCCTCCCAGCATATGATGGCCTGCTCCTACCCCACTCCCATGTACCCGTTCTTCCACCGCCCCTTCCAGCCACAGCTGCCCAGCTCTCTGGCAGGTTACCCAGGGCTGCTTCAGCAGTACCGCCAGTTCTTTGCCTCTCGGCCTCTCACTTTAGCTGCCCCGCTGGTGTCAGGCCTTAAAGGAAAGAGTGACGTCAGTGCAGAGCTTGAAGGAACTGTGTCACAGGACAGGGAGAG GAAGCCAAAGATTCAGTCAGAAAGAGACGTCATCTGCAGACACTGCAGCAAGCCAGCTGTAGAAAACTCCTGGAGACAAACTCCCAGGTCTACATCTTCAG GTTCCGAAGACGTGCATGCTGGGTGTAAGTTCTGTCGGGGTGCCCTGAAGGGGAAGCGTTCACAGCGTTCCCTGAGAAGAGGCCTTGGAGGAGAGAAGCCCTACCAGTGTAAACATTGCAGCAAGAGATTCAGTTTGAAACACCAGCTGGACACACATCTCCGAGTACACACAG GGGAGAAACCATTTGAGTGCCGTATGTGTGGCCAGCGGTCGCGCGACTACTCCGCCATGATTAAGCACCTGCGTACGCACGGCGGGGCCACGCCCTACCAGTGCACCCTGTGTCTGGAGTTCTGTAGCAGCTTGGCCTCCATGCAGAAGCACCTGAAGGCTCACCCCAGCCAAGACTTCCCACCCAACTGGAGTCTGAGCAGCACCTACCTCTACACCTGCCATACATAA